In one Cloacibacillus porcorum genomic region, the following are encoded:
- a CDS encoding phosphatase PAP2 family protein yields the protein MLKIDFAVLDFIQSHLRTGVGDYLMPLISRLGDKGFIWIAAALLLVLFPRTRRLGVAVAAALAIEIFLCSGLIKPLAARIRPCDINTGIQMLVARPTDYSFPSGHTAASFAAASALYFRRSRWWLPAGLLAALIALSRLYLYVHFPTDVLGGAALGILSGWLGVRLTDLAAGRKNNIR from the coding sequence TTGCTGAAAATTGACTTTGCCGTTTTAGATTTTATCCAAAGCCATCTGCGTACCGGGGTAGGAGATTACCTGATGCCGCTTATCTCCCGTCTGGGGGATAAGGGCTTCATCTGGATCGCCGCGGCGCTGCTTCTGGTTTTATTCCCCCGGACACGGCGGCTGGGCGTCGCGGTGGCCGCCGCGCTGGCGATCGAGATATTTCTCTGCAGCGGCCTGATAAAGCCCTTAGCGGCGCGGATTCGTCCATGCGACATCAACACCGGCATTCAGATGCTGGTGGCGCGGCCGACGGATTATTCGTTTCCTTCCGGCCATACGGCTGCCTCCTTCGCCGCCGCGTCAGCCCTCTATTTCCGCCGCAGCCGATGGTGGCTCCCAGCGGGGCTGCTGGCGGCGCTGATCGCCCTCTCCCGGCTCTATCTCTACGTACACTTCCCGACCGACGTTCTCGGCGGCGCGGCGCTGGGCATCCTCAGCGGCTGGCTGGGGGTACGTCTGACAGACCTTGCCGCCGGAAGAAAGAACAATATACGGTAA
- the modB gene encoding molybdate ABC transporter permease subunit, which yields MDWFPLYNSLRIAGISTFITFFTGICAAYYISKTSKFTKGVLDCLLTLPMVLPPTVVGFFLLKTIGPLGPIGSVVMELFGFRLTMTWYSAIFATAIVTFPLMYRTVRGAFDGFDHNLTYSAQTLGLSNTYIFWHIMVPNCKDGILAATVLAFARALGEYGATTMVTGYIPGRTATISTTVYQLWREGNDAAAYKWVMVNLVISFVVLVAVNMLENSYRQPKGRAVNHTLSEEFERK from the coding sequence TTGGATTGGTTTCCTTTATATAACTCGCTGAGGATCGCGGGGATTTCTACTTTTATAACTTTTTTCACCGGCATCTGCGCCGCCTATTATATCTCTAAGACCTCGAAGTTCACGAAGGGAGTGCTGGACTGTCTGCTGACGCTGCCGATGGTGCTGCCGCCGACGGTGGTCGGTTTTTTCCTGCTGAAGACGATAGGGCCGCTCGGACCGATCGGTTCCGTTGTGATGGAGCTTTTCGGCTTCCGCCTCACGATGACCTGGTATTCGGCGATCTTCGCGACGGCGATTGTGACTTTCCCGCTGATGTACCGCACGGTACGCGGGGCCTTTGACGGATTCGACCATAATCTAACCTACAGTGCCCAGACTCTGGGGCTTTCAAATACTTATATTTTCTGGCATATTATGGTGCCGAACTGTAAGGACGGCATTCTTGCGGCAACGGTGCTGGCCTTCGCGCGCGCCCTCGGCGAATATGGCGCGACGACGATGGTCACCGGCTATATCCCGGGACGCACGGCGACAATATCGACGACGGTCTATCAGCTTTGGCGTGAGGGCAACGACGCGGCGGCCTATAAGTGGGTAATGGTGAATCTGGTGATCTCCTTCGTCGTGCTTGTCGCGGTGAATATGCTTGAGAACAGCTACAGGCAGCCCAAGGGGCGCGCCGTGAACCACACTCTGAGCGAAGAGTTCGAACGGAAGTAG
- the mcrC gene encoding 5-methylcytosine-specific restriction endonuclease system specificity protein McrC, translating into MIDSKGIVIRNIYYMLAYAYQNLRQKNYTDIAAEDFENIQDLFAAILAEGISSQLRCGLALEYVQHSEELTSLRGKMDVMASYRLKKKRAGKLLCEYDELSENNLLNQILKTTAFILMRSKEVTRKNKIALKRAMQLFSGVDTLEISEIRWGRLCYHRNNQTYHMLMNICYLLLRNLLASTEKGEIQFAEFIDTQAMPRLYEKFILEYYKRHFPELHAHASQISWDTDDGYIDFLPTMQTDVSLYYGDKCLIIDAKYYRNTMQQNRNFDAKRLHSDNLYQIFSYVKNKDTLHKGNVMGLLLYAKTGEDIVLKREYSLSGSKIMIRTLDLTGEFSLIQSQLNEIAALLKL; encoded by the coding sequence ATGATTGACAGTAAGGGCATAGTTATCAGAAATATCTATTATATGCTCGCCTATGCGTACCAAAATCTAAGGCAGAAAAATTATACGGATATTGCCGCTGAAGATTTTGAAAATATTCAAGACCTGTTCGCCGCCATTCTTGCGGAGGGGATATCATCCCAATTGAGATGTGGCCTTGCTTTGGAATATGTCCAACATTCGGAAGAGCTCACCTCTCTGCGTGGAAAGATGGATGTCATGGCAAGCTATCGTCTCAAAAAGAAGCGGGCGGGTAAATTGTTATGCGAATATGACGAGCTTTCGGAAAATAATCTTCTGAACCAAATCCTCAAGACGACGGCTTTTATCCTTATGCGTTCAAAAGAGGTGACACGAAAAAACAAGATTGCGCTAAAAAGAGCAATGCAGCTCTTTTCCGGCGTCGATACGTTGGAGATATCTGAAATCCGCTGGGGCAGACTGTGTTATCATAGAAACAATCAGACTTATCATATGCTGATGAATATATGTTATCTGCTGCTGAGAAATTTGCTTGCGTCTACCGAAAAGGGCGAAATACAGTTTGCGGAATTTATTGATACGCAGGCGATGCCGCGTCTGTATGAAAAATTTATCTTAGAATATTATAAAAGACATTTTCCAGAACTCCACGCGCACGCGTCACAGATATCGTGGGATACGGATGATGGATATATCGATTTTTTACCGACGATGCAAACAGACGTTTCTCTTTATTACGGCGATAAATGTCTAATTATTGACGCAAAATATTATAGAAATACGATGCAGCAAAATAGAAATTTTGACGCAAAGAGACTGCATTCCGACAATCTTTATCAGATTTTTTCTTATGTAAAAAACAAGGATACCTTGCATAAGGGCAACGTTATGGGCCTGCTCCTGTATGCGAAGACCGGCGAAGATATAGTATTAAAAAGAGAGTACAGTTTAAGTGGAAGTAAAATAATGATTCGGACACTGGACTTGACCGGTGAATTTTCCCTGATCCAAAGTCAACTGAATGAGATCGCAGCTTTACTGAAATTGTAG
- a CDS encoding YfcC family protein gives MKDNTQTTEIKTKGFRVPHVWTIILFCLILAGIMTYIVPAGVYDRVEVAGRQVIDPTTFHLVEPSPVAPFDWFVCIIDGLTASMAIMSMIWFTIAATDVYTESGTLHKMVGWIIKVCRGNYLLVMGALMAFFAVRGAMGAFELHIPFVPMTIALALACGCDVMTGLAIAMIPTFAAFAYGPINVYTVAVAQGIAGLPVYSAMTFRVVIWLVMMVVTFWFVLRYAAKVKGDPSASVTGFTNPSAANIDIAALQKEKMTGRQKLLMFMLLATIGLQMVGPMLWKWSFAEIGALWLISGIIAGVVAGFNNERICDIMGKACAGVFVGVVCIGFARAVSVVLTKGNILDTVIYGLSIPLKQIPSSLSALGMLIIQAIINFFIPSGSGQAAVTMPIMAPLADVVGLTRQTAVMAFQLGDGLTNMVIPTMGALVVYIGVAKVPFSTYFKWVLPLYAMLMGIGAAGLLVATFIKLGPF, from the coding sequence ATGAAAGATAACACTCAAACAACTGAGATCAAAACCAAGGGATTCCGTGTTCCCCATGTGTGGACAATTATCCTCTTCTGTCTCATACTGGCTGGAATTATGACATATATCGTTCCCGCTGGAGTATATGACAGGGTAGAGGTGGCTGGACGCCAGGTCATCGACCCCACGACCTTCCACCTTGTAGAACCTTCGCCGGTCGCTCCCTTCGACTGGTTCGTCTGTATCATCGACGGCCTCACAGCCTCAATGGCCATTATGTCAATGATTTGGTTTACGATCGCGGCGACCGACGTCTACACCGAGAGCGGCACGCTGCATAAGATGGTCGGATGGATAATCAAGGTCTGCCGCGGCAATTATCTTCTTGTTATGGGAGCGCTGATGGCCTTCTTCGCCGTACGCGGCGCGATGGGGGCCTTCGAGCTCCATATACCCTTTGTGCCGATGACGATAGCGCTTGCGCTTGCCTGCGGCTGCGATGTGATGACGGGACTCGCGATCGCGATGATACCCACCTTTGCAGCCTTTGCCTACGGGCCGATAAATGTCTACACCGTCGCCGTAGCGCAGGGCATCGCTGGGCTTCCCGTCTATTCGGCTATGACCTTCCGCGTCGTGATATGGCTGGTAATGATGGTAGTCACCTTTTGGTTCGTCCTGCGTTACGCGGCAAAGGTAAAAGGTGATCCCTCCGCGAGCGTCACCGGTTTCACTAACCCTTCGGCGGCAAATATCGATATCGCGGCTCTGCAGAAGGAGAAGATGACCGGACGTCAGAAGCTTTTGATGTTCATGCTGCTTGCGACAATCGGCCTGCAGATGGTGGGGCCGATGCTTTGGAAGTGGAGCTTCGCGGAGATTGGGGCGCTCTGGCTTATCTCTGGCATTATCGCGGGAGTCGTTGCCGGTTTCAATAATGAAAGAATATGCGACATCATGGGCAAAGCCTGTGCTGGAGTATTCGTCGGCGTCGTCTGCATCGGTTTCGCACGCGCTGTCTCCGTAGTGCTGACGAAAGGCAATATCCTCGACACCGTCATCTATGGTCTATCTATCCCGCTAAAACAGATTCCATCATCGCTCTCGGCGCTCGGTATGCTCATTATACAGGCGATCATCAATTTCTTCATCCCCTCTGGCTCAGGCCAGGCGGCAGTTACGATGCCGATAATGGCCCCGCTTGCGGACGTTGTCGGCCTGACGCGCCAGACGGCGGTCATGGCCTTCCAGCTTGGTGACGGACTCACAAACATGGTTATTCCGACAATGGGAGCCTTGGTTGTCTACATCGGCGTCGCGAAAGTACCCTTCTCAACCTACTTTAAGTGGGTGCTGCCACTCTACGCGATGCTGATGGGGATAGGCGCTGCGGGACTGCTGGTAGCAACGTTCATCAAGCTCGGCCCATTCTAA
- the modA gene encoding molybdate ABC transporter substrate-binding protein translates to MKKLSFLALVCAVVLAAAPVFAATELSVFAAASMTESMNQIAQMYQKADPNVKIVYNFDSSGTLKTQIEQGAECDIFISAGQKQMNAINDKFVMPGTRFNIVANKVVLIVPKGKNATGINNFSDVVTDKVKLIALGNSDVPVGQYSEEIFKNMGIWDKLKSENKITFASNVKEVLAQTAAAAVSCGVVYSTDAATSDAVEVVASAPKDTHKPIVYPAAIMKDTKNKAAAEAFVKFLKSDACANVFKKIGFAIPEK, encoded by the coding sequence ATGAAGAAATTATCGTTTTTAGCGCTGGTTTGCGCCGTGGTTCTCGCGGCGGCCCCGGTCTTCGCGGCGACAGAACTTTCCGTCTTTGCGGCGGCCTCGATGACGGAATCGATGAACCAGATCGCGCAGATGTACCAGAAGGCAGACCCCAACGTAAAGATTGTCTACAATTTTGACTCCAGCGGCACGCTCAAGACACAGATCGAGCAGGGTGCGGAGTGCGACATCTTCATCTCCGCCGGGCAGAAGCAAATGAACGCGATCAACGACAAGTTCGTAATGCCGGGAACACGCTTCAACATCGTCGCCAACAAGGTCGTCCTCATCGTCCCCAAGGGTAAGAACGCGACCGGTATCAATAATTTCTCGGATGTCGTCACCGATAAGGTAAAGCTGATCGCCCTCGGCAACTCCGACGTTCCTGTGGGACAGTATTCGGAAGAGATCTTCAAGAATATGGGCATCTGGGACAAGCTGAAGTCTGAAAATAAGATCACCTTCGCAAGCAACGTCAAGGAGGTCCTTGCGCAGACGGCGGCGGCGGCCGTCAGCTGCGGCGTGGTTTACAGCACCGACGCGGCGACCTCGGACGCGGTTGAGGTGGTAGCCTCAGCACCGAAGGATACGCACAAGCCGATCGTCTATCCCGCGGCGATCATGAAGGATACGAAGAATAAGGCGGCGGCCGAGGCTTTTGTGAAGTTCCTCAAGAGCGACGCCTGCGCGAACGTATTTAAGAAGATAGGATTTGCTATTCCGGAGAAGTAA
- a CDS encoding sulfate/molybdate ABC transporter ATP-binding protein, whose product MSAIINFKKRLGSFSLEVDFEAGNEVLALLGGSGCGKSMTLKCIAGIVTPDEGQIIVDGVTFFDSKRGINLRPQQRRTGLLFQNYALFPNMTTRQNIMTVFEHGAGRNANKEERYQEIARRFFISGLEDHYPSQLSGGQQQRVALARIMASDPAVIMLDEPLSALDSFLHWQLELKLSRILREYSGTTIYVSHNRDEVYRLCDRVCVINEGHSEPVKTVSEFFDAPPTLAAAILSGCKNFSRIEIIDSRRLRASDWNMTFTSAHLIPDEARYVGVRAHYLIPVAERERNENTMRAEIIEVRDDVFSAIITVRPNETKSESNFAVIRIELSKELAKNYRAGETIYLKVAPSDVMPLLP is encoded by the coding sequence ATGTCCGCGATCATCAATTTTAAGAAGAGGCTCGGAAGCTTTTCCCTTGAAGTAGATTTTGAGGCCGGCAATGAAGTGCTTGCGCTGCTCGGCGGCTCCGGCTGCGGCAAAAGCATGACGCTGAAGTGCATCGCCGGTATCGTGACGCCCGACGAGGGGCAGATCATCGTCGACGGAGTGACCTTTTTCGATTCAAAGAGAGGAATAAATCTGCGCCCTCAGCAGCGCCGGACGGGGCTGCTGTTTCAGAATTACGCGCTCTTTCCAAATATGACGACACGACAGAATATCATGACGGTATTCGAGCACGGCGCGGGGCGGAACGCGAATAAGGAGGAGCGTTATCAGGAGATCGCGCGGCGCTTTTTCATCTCCGGGCTGGAGGACCATTATCCCTCGCAGCTCTCCGGCGGACAGCAGCAGCGGGTGGCGCTCGCGCGCATCATGGCAAGTGATCCCGCGGTGATTATGCTTGACGAGCCGCTCTCGGCGCTGGACAGCTTCCTCCACTGGCAGCTTGAGCTGAAACTTTCACGAATACTGCGCGAGTATTCCGGCACGACGATCTATGTCTCGCACAACCGCGACGAGGTCTACAGGCTATGCGACCGGGTCTGCGTGATAAACGAGGGGCATTCGGAGCCGGTGAAAACGGTAAGTGAATTTTTCGACGCGCCGCCGACGCTCGCCGCGGCGATTCTCTCAGGCTGCAAGAATTTCTCGCGTATTGAGATCATCGACAGCCGCCGCCTGCGCGCGAGCGACTGGAACATGACATTCACCAGCGCGCATCTGATACCGGACGAGGCACGTTATGTTGGGGTGCGCGCCCATTATCTGATCCCCGTTGCCGAGAGAGAGCGCAACGAAAATACGATGCGGGCGGAGATCATCGAGGTACGCGACGACGTTTTTTCGGCAATTATCACCGTACGGCCAAACGAGACCAAGTCGGAGAGCAATTTCGCGGTGATACGCATAGAGCTCTCAAAGGAGCTCGCAAAGAATTACCGCGCGGGCGAGACTATCTATCTGAAGGTCGCCCCCTCCGACGTAATGCCTCTGCTGCCCTGA
- a CDS encoding DMT family transporter — protein sequence MVLNNYWRGAGFALFAAACWGLISPIAKVLAAAGLDLMSVMVFRSLFTMTSVGVGLLVMRKFEVFRVDRETLRFYFISGMLSVAFSGGGFLTSLEYLTVAEALVIHYTFPLAAIIGSLFITRERPTVLQVVAGLLIVVGVYIGMGGSVEAMRSISLPGLLWGFLAVFGMAGQALVTRRFSLSHKMNEFGLLFYSNVFGIIMLFVFKSFYYGWGDLCCLTAPLFSIMTLQAFTGSMLAYGAFFTALKYIPAAVASLLCTLEIVVAVGLTAVFVDQIPSAHEITGCLLILVAIVCTSIPPRKRS from the coding sequence ATGGTTTTGAACAACTATTGGCGCGGGGCTGGGTTCGCGCTGTTTGCGGCGGCCTGCTGGGGGCTCATCAGCCCGATCGCGAAGGTGCTGGCGGCGGCGGGACTGGACCTTATGTCCGTCATGGTATTCCGTTCGCTTTTCACAATGACCTCTGTGGGCGTCGGACTGCTTGTGATGAGAAAGTTCGAGGTCTTCCGCGTTGACCGTGAAACGCTGCGCTTTTATTTTATCTCCGGCATGCTCTCCGTGGCATTCTCCGGCGGCGGCTTCCTCACCTCGCTTGAATACCTGACGGTCGCCGAGGCGCTCGTCATACACTATACCTTCCCGCTTGCGGCGATCATCGGTTCGCTCTTCATCACGCGTGAAAGGCCGACCGTTCTGCAGGTTGTCGCGGGGCTCCTGATTGTCGTGGGGGTCTATATCGGCATGGGCGGAAGCGTAGAGGCGATGCGGTCGATCTCGCTGCCGGGGCTTTTGTGGGGATTCCTTGCCGTATTCGGCATGGCGGGACAGGCACTTGTCACGCGTCGCTTCTCGCTCTCCCATAAGATGAACGAATTCGGCCTACTCTTCTACTCAAATGTTTTCGGGATAATAATGCTCTTTGTCTTCAAAAGCTTTTACTACGGCTGGGGCGATCTCTGCTGCCTCACGGCGCCGCTGTTTTCGATCATGACACTGCAGGCCTTCACTGGAAGTATGCTAGCCTACGGCGCGTTTTTCACGGCGCTGAAGTACATTCCCGCCGCAGTGGCAAGCCTCCTTTGTACCCTTGAGATCGTCGTCGCGGTCGGACTGACGGCTGTCTTCGTCGACCAGATACCGTCGGCGCACGAAATCACCGGCTGTCTGCTGATACTGGTCGCGATAGTCTGCACCTCGATACCGCCGAGAAAGCGTAGCTGA
- a CDS encoding succinate dehydrogenase assembly factor 2, which translates to MSNEDRIRFSFLLIITVIVFTLNVQITQANRRGLSELDSLFDGYLTSTARQWADASEADAQQYQAGPEIQ; encoded by the coding sequence ATGTCAAACGAAGACAGGATACGGTTTTCTTTTTTACTTATTATCACGGTCATAGTATTTACTCTAAATGTACAGATAACCCAGGCTAACCGCCGGGGGCTCAGTGAGCTTGACTCACTCTTTGACGGCTACCTGACGTCGACGGCGCGGCAGTGGGCCGACGCTTCGGAGGCCGACGCGCAGCAGTACCAGGCCGGTCCTGAGATACAATAG
- a CDS encoding GntR family transcriptional regulator codes for MQPIIKVPTLSELAYESIKAQILSCKIRPGERINIDQYSESLGVSTTPVREALSKLQQEGLVQYIPRTGWKISRISKQEFRKLQELKSLLEITLAERALPFIKPDNIPQMVLLNNEMKELFKPCSDGKPDLEKLLEANDRFHMYIFKFYDNDIMIEILQQTWNNLRYARLIWISSEEFLNNFYEEHNEIIAAIKDKDSSALRRAVEKHLRCGLGYMEACLEDK; via the coding sequence ATGCAGCCCATAATAAAAGTGCCGACGCTGAGCGAGCTAGCTTACGAAAGTATAAAAGCACAGATTTTATCATGCAAAATACGACCTGGTGAAAGAATAAACATCGACCAATATTCAGAAAGTCTGGGAGTAAGCACAACCCCCGTCCGCGAAGCTCTCTCAAAACTTCAGCAAGAAGGGCTGGTCCAATATATACCCAGAACTGGCTGGAAGATATCGAGAATCTCCAAACAGGAATTCCGCAAGCTTCAGGAGTTGAAATCACTGCTTGAGATAACGCTCGCAGAGCGTGCTTTGCCTTTTATCAAACCAGACAACATTCCGCAGATGGTCCTGCTGAATAATGAAATGAAAGAATTATTCAAACCTTGCTCCGATGGAAAGCCAGACCTTGAAAAACTGCTTGAGGCCAACGACCGTTTTCATATGTATATCTTCAAATTTTACGATAATGACATTATGATCGAAATATTGCAGCAGACGTGGAATAATCTTAGATATGCCAGGCTTATCTGGATATCATCCGAAGAATTCCTCAATAACTTCTACGAGGAACATAACGAGATAATCGCCGCCATCAAGGACAAAGACAGCTCAGCGCTGAGACGAGCCGTCGAGAAACATCTGCGCTGCGGGCTCGGCTACATGGAGGCCTGCCTTGAGGATAAATAG
- a CDS encoding radical SAM protein, whose translation MMVNVRHVKVKNLLSPTKLGADFVINPYIGCPHGCHYCYAAGITRERGGRAEPWGTFLDVKHPAVPFDPAKIFHKEILLSSMTDAYNPYEERAQATRAILRSLLPAQPDITIITKSALVTRDIDLFKEFPHVKVIVSFSSLDDGFRRKMEPHASSPQKKFAALAALKEAGIGTSVMAAPIFPGITDCAALIEAAAPHVSEMNFDTLNLRNQNRESILAIVNTLRPELTGLYNEIYRQWRKDYWQTLRGEIKDNCRRFAVRASVFF comes from the coding sequence ATGATGGTGAATGTGAGGCACGTAAAAGTAAAAAACCTGCTGTCGCCGACAAAACTCGGCGCGGATTTCGTGATAAACCCATATATCGGATGCCCGCACGGCTGCCACTACTGCTACGCCGCCGGCATCACTCGGGAGCGCGGCGGACGTGCCGAACCGTGGGGTACGTTCCTTGACGTGAAGCACCCCGCCGTGCCGTTTGACCCCGCTAAGATATTCCATAAAGAGATACTACTAAGTTCGATGACCGACGCCTATAATCCCTACGAGGAGCGTGCGCAGGCGACGCGCGCCATCCTCCGCTCACTGCTGCCGGCGCAGCCCGATATCACGATCATCACCAAATCGGCGCTCGTGACACGCGATATCGACCTTTTCAAAGAATTTCCTCACGTAAAGGTCATCGTCTCCTTCAGTTCGCTCGACGACGGATTCCGGCGCAAGATGGAGCCCCACGCATCAAGCCCGCAAAAAAAGTTCGCCGCGCTCGCCGCGCTGAAAGAAGCGGGTATCGGCACCAGCGTGATGGCGGCCCCGATATTCCCCGGAATAACGGACTGCGCCGCGCTGATAGAGGCCGCCGCTCCCCATGTGTCGGAGATGAACTTCGATACTCTGAACCTGCGCAATCAAAACAGAGAGAGCATCCTCGCTATCGTCAACACACTGCGCCCCGAACTGACAGGCCTTTACAACGAAATCTACCGCCAGTGGCGGAAGGATTACTGGCAGACGCTGCGCGGAGAAATAAAGGACAACTGCCGCCGTTTCGCCGTCAGGGCGTCGGTGTTTTTTTAG
- a CDS encoding homoserine dehydrogenase — protein sequence MEKKTIKICMAGFGNVGVRFTRLLLEKERELRDDYGCRVLVTGVCTRSKGTMMNPRGLDLGGLLIMNGELGRFEPEHPDFVSGCDTHAMIAAAEADLFIELSTLSIGDGEPATSYIKEAFARGMDVITANKGPEAWSFNELKEIAETSGRKFLYETIVMDGAPIFNMARAGLRGNRIIALRGILNSTTNFILGEIEKGGNFADAVAEAQRLQFAEADPSMDIDGWDGAAKICALANILMDARLTPKDVKVKSLAGIAADDVKAAWAEGCRIKYICGAERGDDGAVRLSVEPRRLPLSDPMCSVNGRSSALIFHTDLAGEIMLTERDPDILQTAYGVYSDLLTLIAER from the coding sequence ATGGAAAAAAAGACGATAAAGATATGTATGGCGGGGTTTGGCAACGTCGGGGTACGCTTCACGCGGCTGCTGCTGGAAAAGGAGCGCGAGCTGCGCGACGATTACGGCTGCCGGGTGCTGGTCACCGGTGTCTGCACGCGCAGCAAGGGCACGATGATGAACCCGCGGGGCCTTGATCTTGGCGGCCTTCTAATCATGAACGGCGAACTGGGGCGATTTGAGCCCGAACATCCCGATTTTGTCTCCGGCTGCGATACTCACGCGATGATCGCCGCCGCCGAGGCGGATCTTTTTATAGAGCTCAGCACCCTTTCGATCGGCGACGGGGAACCGGCTACGAGCTACATCAAAGAGGCCTTTGCCCGGGGAATGGACGTCATTACCGCGAACAAGGGGCCCGAGGCCTGGTCCTTCAATGAGCTGAAAGAGATCGCCGAGACATCGGGAAGAAAATTCCTCTACGAGACGATCGTAATGGACGGCGCCCCGATCTTCAATATGGCGCGCGCCGGACTGCGCGGCAACCGGATAATTGCGCTGCGCGGCATTCTGAACTCCACCACGAATTTTATCCTCGGCGAAATTGAGAAGGGCGGCAACTTCGCTGATGCCGTCGCCGAGGCGCAGCGGCTGCAGTTTGCCGAGGCGGACCCTTCGATGGATATTGACGGCTGGGACGGCGCGGCGAAAATATGCGCGCTCGCGAACATCCTTATGGACGCGCGTCTGACGCCGAAGGATGTGAAGGTCAAAAGCCTGGCGGGAATAGCCGCCGACGATGTGAAGGCCGCCTGGGCGGAGGGCTGCCGCATCAAATATATCTGCGGCGCGGAGCGTGGCGACGACGGCGCCGTGCGGCTCTCCGTGGAGCCGCGGCGGCTGCCTCTCTCCGACCCTATGTGCTCGGTCAACGGCCGCTCCTCGGCGCTTATCTTCCATACCGATCTGGCGGGAGAGATAATGCTGACTGAACGCGATCCCGATATCCTGCAGACCGCCTATGGCGTCTACAGCGACCTGCTGACGCTGATCGCGGAGAGATAA
- a CDS encoding metal-dependent hydrolase family protein, whose protein sequence is MAYKLFKNANLIDGNGGEIRENISLLVENDHIKEIGKRINAPYAEETFDCNGNTIMPGLIDAHMHLGLVEIEVINLSRKNAPGLMAARMFKNLREALDQGYTYARDTGGADVGFREAVDRGLAVGPRLKICGAAIAQTGGHGDDRVASETRPYSEPYMGFRSVIADGVPEMLKTARENIRRGADFIKVMCGGGCASPTQGPETSQYTLEELKAAVDVAESVGSYVASHSYSNRSIVLSANAGIRTIEHANLMTKETAALVAQKGAFVVPTQITYEIVIEKSRDLIAKFIYDKFVSVCERGYEAIHNAMEAGIPIGGGTDLTGENTKYASGAIAYQAKAMGAMGAIVAFTKTNAKILRVEDVTGTLEEGKLADILVVNGNPLDNIDLFKDHRKNLLLIMQGGHVHKNLLV, encoded by the coding sequence ATGGCATACAAGCTTTTCAAAAACGCAAATCTGATCGACGGCAACGGCGGTGAAATTAGAGAAAATATTTCGCTTCTTGTGGAAAACGACCACATTAAGGAGATAGGTAAACGTATCAACGCACCTTACGCGGAGGAGACCTTTGACTGCAATGGCAATACCATCATGCCAGGCTTAATTGACGCCCACATGCACCTCGGCCTCGTTGAGATAGAGGTGATAAACCTCTCCCGCAAAAACGCCCCAGGCCTCATGGCGGCAAGGATGTTTAAGAATCTCCGCGAGGCGCTTGACCAAGGGTATACCTATGCGCGCGACACGGGAGGAGCCGATGTCGGCTTCCGCGAGGCGGTGGACCGGGGGCTTGCGGTAGGGCCTCGCCTTAAGATCTGCGGCGCAGCGATCGCTCAGACCGGCGGCCACGGCGACGACCGCGTAGCCTCGGAGACACGTCCCTATTCTGAACCGTACATGGGTTTCCGTTCCGTCATCGCCGACGGCGTACCGGAGATGCTGAAGACCGCCCGTGAGAATATTCGGCGTGGTGCTGATTTTATCAAAGTAATGTGCGGCGGTGGCTGCGCAAGCCCTACACAGGGTCCGGAGACCTCGCAGTATACGCTTGAAGAGCTGAAAGCCGCTGTGGACGTGGCCGAGTCGGTAGGCAGCTATGTCGCATCTCACAGTTATTCAAACAGAAGCATCGTCCTCAGCGCGAACGCCGGCATACGCACGATAGAGCATGCGAACCTCATGACAAAAGAGACAGCGGCCCTCGTAGCGCAAAAAGGTGCCTTCGTTGTACCAACCCAGATAACGTATGAGATCGTCATCGAGAAGAGCCGCGATCTTATCGCAAAATTTATATACGATAAATTTGTCTCTGTCTGCGAACGGGGATATGAGGCAATACACAACGCAATGGAGGCCGGTATTCCTATAGGAGGTGGAACTGATCTTACCGGAGAAAACACAAAGTACGCTTCAGGAGCTATCGCCTATCAGGCTAAGGCAATGGGGGCGATGGGGGCGATCGTCGCCTTTACGAAGACGAATGCCAAAATCCTTAGGGTTGAAGACGTCACAGGAACCCTGGAGGAGGGCAAGCTTGCGGATATTCTTGTGGTCAACGGCAATCCGCTTGATAATATCGATCTTTTCAAAGACCACCGGAAAAATCTGCTGCTGATAATGCAGGGAGGACATGTACACAAAAACCTGCTTGTTTGA